In Corylus avellana chromosome ca2, CavTom2PMs-1.0, the following proteins share a genomic window:
- the LOC132168861 gene encoding uncharacterized protein LOC132168861 isoform X2 → MHRVGSAGNTNSSTRPRKEKRLTYVLNDADDRKHSAGVNCIAVLKSSGADGRDYLFTGSRDGTLKRWALNEDASTCSTTFESHVDWVNDAVLAGDNTLVSCSSDTTLKTWNCLSDGTCTRTLRQHSDYVTCLAAAEKNSNIVASGGLGGEVFVWDLEAALVPVSKSGDAMEDDCSNGVNGSGNSLPITSLRTISSSNSISAHTSQSHGYVPIAAKGHKESVYALAMNDSGTLLVSGGTEKVVRVWDPRTGSKTMKLRGHTDNIRTLLLDSTGRLCLSGSSDSMIRLWDLGQQRCVHSYAVHTDSVWALASTPTFSHVYSGGRDLSLYLTDLATRESLLLCTGEHPILQLALHDDSIWAATTDSTVNRWPAEGCNPQKVFQRGGSFLAGNLSFSRARVSLEGSTPVPVYKEPTITIPGTPGIVQHEILNNRRHVLTKDTAGSVKLWEITRGIVVEDYGKVSFEEKKEELFEMVSIPAWFTVDTRLGSLSIHLDTPQCFSAEMYSADLNIVGKPEDDKVNLARETLKGLLAHWLAKRKQRFGTLPSANGDVLPGKDISHRSIVHSRIEADSNADNDAMVYPPFEFSTVSPPSIITEGSHGGPWRKKITDLDGTEDEKDFPFWCLDCVLNNRLPPRENTKCSFYLHPCEGSAVQILTQGKLSAPRILRIQKVINYVLEKMVLDKPLDGGNPDGAFAPGLGGQLPHSVVGDGSFRSGLKAWQKLKPSIEILCNNQVLSPDMSLATVRAYIWKKSDDLILNYRVVQPR, encoded by the exons ATGCACCGTGTGGGTAGTGCGGGCAACACAAACAGTTCTACTCGCCCTCGTAAGGAGAAGAGGTTAACATACGTGTTGAATGATGCAGATGACAGAAAG CATTCTGCAGGCGTAAATTGTATTGCTGTCTTGAAATCATCAGGAGCTGATGGGCGTGATTACCTCTTCACTGGGAGCCGTGATGGCACGCTTAAAAGATGGGCTTTGAATGAAGATGCATCTACCTGCTCTACTACTTTTGAGTCTCATGTGGATTGG GTTAATGATGCTGTCCTTGCAGGTGATAATACGCTTGTTTCCTGTTCCTCAGATACCACCCTTAag ACATGGAACTGTTTGTCTGATGGAACGTGTACGAGGACTCTCCGTCAACACTCTGACTATGTTACTTGCCTTGCTGCCGcagaaaaaaat AGCAATATTGTTGCCTCTGGGGGCCTTGGAGGGGAGGTTTTCGTATGGGATCTAGAAGCTGCACTTGTTCCAGTCTCAAAGTCAGGTGATGCAATGGAAGATGATTGTTCAAATGGTGTCAATGGATCAGGGAACTCCCTACCGATTACAAGTTTACGTACTATAAGCTCAAGCAACAGCATTTCTGCGCACACAAGTCAGTCCCATGGATATGTTCCAATTGCTGCCAAAGGCCATAAGGAGTCAGTTTATGCATTAGCAATGAATGATAGTGGAACACTTCTTGTCTCTGGTGGAACTGAGAAG GTTGTTCGTGTTTGGGACCCAAGAACTGGTTCAAAGACTATGAAACTACGAGGGCATACGGATAACATTAGGACTTTGCTTCTGGATTCTACTGGCAG ACTTTGCTTATCAGGATCTTCGGACTCTATGATCAG ACTCTGGGATCTTGGCCAGCAGCGCTGTGTGCATTCGTATGCTGTGCATACAGATTCTGTTTGGGCACTTGCCAGCACTCCAACATTTAGTCATGTTTATAGTGGTGGGAGAGACCTTTCT TTGTACTTGACAGACTTGGCGACAAGAGAGAGTCTTTTGCTTTGCACAGGGGAACACCCTATTCTGCAATTGGCTTTGCATGACGATAGTATATGGGCTGCAACTACTGATTCTACTGTTAATAGATGGCCTGCTGAAGGATGCAACCCTCAGAAGGTCTTTCAAAGAGGTGGTTCTTTCTTAGCTGGGAACTTATCCTTTTCGCGGGCGAGGGTTTCCTTAGAGGGATCTACCCCT GTTCCTGTTTACAAAGAACCGACGATTACCATACCTGGAACTCCTGGAATAGTACAGCATGAAATTTTGAATAATAGAAGGCATGTGTTGACTAAG GATACTGCTGGTTCAGTCAAGCTGTGGGAGATCACCAGGGGCATTGTGGTTGAGGATTATGGAAAG GTGTCATTtgaggaaaaaaaggaagagcTATTTGAGATG GTAAGCATTCCTGCATGGTTCACAGTGGATACCAGGCTTGGAAGTTTATCTATCCATTTGGACACCCCGCAATGCTTTTCGGCTGAGATGTACTCAGCTGACCTTAACATTGTGGGGAAACCCGAGGATGATAAG GTTAATCTAGCTCGAGAAACTCTTAAAGGACTCTTGGCTCATTGGTTGGcgaaaagaaagcaaagattTGGAACGCTGCCTTCCGCCAATGGCGATGTGTTACCTGGGAAGGATATTAGCCATAGAAGTATTGTGCATTCAAGAATTGAGGCTGATTCTAATGCCGACAATGATGCCATGGTGTATCCTCCATTCGAATTTTCTACTGTTTCCCCTCCTTCCATTATAACTGAGGGCTCCCATGGAGGTCCATGGAGAAAGAAAATTACCGATTTAGATGGAACTGAAGATGAGAAAGACTTTCCTTTCTGGTGTCTGGATTGTGTGTTAAATAATCGCCTACCTCCCAGAGAAAATACCAA GTGCAGTTTTTATTTACATCCATGTGAAGGTTCCGCTGTCCAGATCCTGACACAAGGGAAACTAAGTGCACCTCGTATATTGAGGATTCAAAAG GTCATTAATTATGTCCTAGAAAAGATGGTCCTTGACAAACCCTTGGATGGTGGAAATCCGGATGGAGCATTTGCTCCTGGACTTGGAGGGCAGTTACCGCACTCAGTAGTTGGAGATGGATCTTTTCGGTCTGGATTGAAGGCTTGGCAGAAGCTTAAACCTTCAATAGAGATATTGTGCAACAATCAG GTCTTGTCCCCAGACATGAGCTTAGCCACAGTACGAGCTTATATATGGAAGAAATCTGACGACCTTATTCTCAATTATAGAGTGGTCCAGCCCAGGTGA
- the LOC132168861 gene encoding uncharacterized protein LOC132168861 isoform X1, translating to MHRVGSAGNTNSSTRPRKEKRLTYVLNDADDRKAIKRKHSAGVNCIAVLKSSGADGRDYLFTGSRDGTLKRWALNEDASTCSTTFESHVDWVNDAVLAGDNTLVSCSSDTTLKTWNCLSDGTCTRTLRQHSDYVTCLAAAEKNSNIVASGGLGGEVFVWDLEAALVPVSKSGDAMEDDCSNGVNGSGNSLPITSLRTISSSNSISAHTSQSHGYVPIAAKGHKESVYALAMNDSGTLLVSGGTEKVVRVWDPRTGSKTMKLRGHTDNIRTLLLDSTGRLCLSGSSDSMIRLWDLGQQRCVHSYAVHTDSVWALASTPTFSHVYSGGRDLSLYLTDLATRESLLLCTGEHPILQLALHDDSIWAATTDSTVNRWPAEGCNPQKVFQRGGSFLAGNLSFSRARVSLEGSTPVPVYKEPTITIPGTPGIVQHEILNNRRHVLTKDTAGSVKLWEITRGIVVEDYGKVSFEEKKEELFEMVSIPAWFTVDTRLGSLSIHLDTPQCFSAEMYSADLNIVGKPEDDKVNLARETLKGLLAHWLAKRKQRFGTLPSANGDVLPGKDISHRSIVHSRIEADSNADNDAMVYPPFEFSTVSPPSIITEGSHGGPWRKKITDLDGTEDEKDFPFWCLDCVLNNRLPPRENTKCSFYLHPCEGSAVQILTQGKLSAPRILRIQKVINYVLEKMVLDKPLDGGNPDGAFAPGLGGQLPHSVVGDGSFRSGLKAWQKLKPSIEILCNNQVLSPDMSLATVRAYIWKKSDDLILNYRVVQPR from the exons ATGCACCGTGTGGGTAGTGCGGGCAACACAAACAGTTCTACTCGCCCTCGTAAGGAGAAGAGGTTAACATACGTGTTGAATGATGCAGATGACAGAAAG GCCATTAAAAGGAAG CATTCTGCAGGCGTAAATTGTATTGCTGTCTTGAAATCATCAGGAGCTGATGGGCGTGATTACCTCTTCACTGGGAGCCGTGATGGCACGCTTAAAAGATGGGCTTTGAATGAAGATGCATCTACCTGCTCTACTACTTTTGAGTCTCATGTGGATTGG GTTAATGATGCTGTCCTTGCAGGTGATAATACGCTTGTTTCCTGTTCCTCAGATACCACCCTTAag ACATGGAACTGTTTGTCTGATGGAACGTGTACGAGGACTCTCCGTCAACACTCTGACTATGTTACTTGCCTTGCTGCCGcagaaaaaaat AGCAATATTGTTGCCTCTGGGGGCCTTGGAGGGGAGGTTTTCGTATGGGATCTAGAAGCTGCACTTGTTCCAGTCTCAAAGTCAGGTGATGCAATGGAAGATGATTGTTCAAATGGTGTCAATGGATCAGGGAACTCCCTACCGATTACAAGTTTACGTACTATAAGCTCAAGCAACAGCATTTCTGCGCACACAAGTCAGTCCCATGGATATGTTCCAATTGCTGCCAAAGGCCATAAGGAGTCAGTTTATGCATTAGCAATGAATGATAGTGGAACACTTCTTGTCTCTGGTGGAACTGAGAAG GTTGTTCGTGTTTGGGACCCAAGAACTGGTTCAAAGACTATGAAACTACGAGGGCATACGGATAACATTAGGACTTTGCTTCTGGATTCTACTGGCAG ACTTTGCTTATCAGGATCTTCGGACTCTATGATCAG ACTCTGGGATCTTGGCCAGCAGCGCTGTGTGCATTCGTATGCTGTGCATACAGATTCTGTTTGGGCACTTGCCAGCACTCCAACATTTAGTCATGTTTATAGTGGTGGGAGAGACCTTTCT TTGTACTTGACAGACTTGGCGACAAGAGAGAGTCTTTTGCTTTGCACAGGGGAACACCCTATTCTGCAATTGGCTTTGCATGACGATAGTATATGGGCTGCAACTACTGATTCTACTGTTAATAGATGGCCTGCTGAAGGATGCAACCCTCAGAAGGTCTTTCAAAGAGGTGGTTCTTTCTTAGCTGGGAACTTATCCTTTTCGCGGGCGAGGGTTTCCTTAGAGGGATCTACCCCT GTTCCTGTTTACAAAGAACCGACGATTACCATACCTGGAACTCCTGGAATAGTACAGCATGAAATTTTGAATAATAGAAGGCATGTGTTGACTAAG GATACTGCTGGTTCAGTCAAGCTGTGGGAGATCACCAGGGGCATTGTGGTTGAGGATTATGGAAAG GTGTCATTtgaggaaaaaaaggaagagcTATTTGAGATG GTAAGCATTCCTGCATGGTTCACAGTGGATACCAGGCTTGGAAGTTTATCTATCCATTTGGACACCCCGCAATGCTTTTCGGCTGAGATGTACTCAGCTGACCTTAACATTGTGGGGAAACCCGAGGATGATAAG GTTAATCTAGCTCGAGAAACTCTTAAAGGACTCTTGGCTCATTGGTTGGcgaaaagaaagcaaagattTGGAACGCTGCCTTCCGCCAATGGCGATGTGTTACCTGGGAAGGATATTAGCCATAGAAGTATTGTGCATTCAAGAATTGAGGCTGATTCTAATGCCGACAATGATGCCATGGTGTATCCTCCATTCGAATTTTCTACTGTTTCCCCTCCTTCCATTATAACTGAGGGCTCCCATGGAGGTCCATGGAGAAAGAAAATTACCGATTTAGATGGAACTGAAGATGAGAAAGACTTTCCTTTCTGGTGTCTGGATTGTGTGTTAAATAATCGCCTACCTCCCAGAGAAAATACCAA GTGCAGTTTTTATTTACATCCATGTGAAGGTTCCGCTGTCCAGATCCTGACACAAGGGAAACTAAGTGCACCTCGTATATTGAGGATTCAAAAG GTCATTAATTATGTCCTAGAAAAGATGGTCCTTGACAAACCCTTGGATGGTGGAAATCCGGATGGAGCATTTGCTCCTGGACTTGGAGGGCAGTTACCGCACTCAGTAGTTGGAGATGGATCTTTTCGGTCTGGATTGAAGGCTTGGCAGAAGCTTAAACCTTCAATAGAGATATTGTGCAACAATCAG GTCTTGTCCCCAGACATGAGCTTAGCCACAGTACGAGCTTATATATGGAAGAAATCTGACGACCTTATTCTCAATTATAGAGTGGTCCAGCCCAGGTGA